Genomic DNA from Mycobacteroides chelonae CCUG 47445:
GATGACCGACTGCGCGCGGCGATAACGGCTTACCTTGAGACGCTGTGGAGCGGGAACGACGCACTCTATGTCCTGCTGTATGACTGGCGCTCCCTCAAGGGCGGAGACCGGGAGCGGGCCGCGCTGCTACACGAGCGACTCTTCTCGCTCTTTGACGGCCTGTTCTATGAAGCCGCCGGCGCCGGCTTCATCTCCGCCGACATCGACATCCCCATGCTGAGGGACCTGTGGCTGGGGGCGCTGAACTGGACCGCCGACCATCCACCAAACAAGACCGCCGAACAGATCAGCGAACTGCTGTGGACGGTCCTCACCGAGGGCACCGCGCAGCGTCGCGCGGAGCAAGACCAATGAGCGAAGCCGATGATTCCTGTGTCACGCGATCATGTTTTTGACGTCTTCAACAAGCGCACCTATACCGTCGCTCAGTTGTGGGCAGATCTGCGGCGCGTCGACTGGAAGATCGGAGCCGATGTTTGGCTCCGTCACACAGTGGATCGGCGAACGCGAGAAGCCATCATGCTGGCGGTATCCCACGCCCACGACTGCCGCTACTGTACCTTCATCCACCGCGAATGGGCGTTGCGCACCGGCCTTCCGCTGTCGGTGATCTCAGGAATC
This window encodes:
- a CDS encoding TetR/AcrR family transcriptional regulator, with the protein product MRTKILNSAARRFRAQGYPATTVRQVADDAGMLLGSLQYRYAKKEGLLIAVMESAVDRTTDAIRQAIAGKHRVDDRLRAAITAYLETLWSGNDALYVLLYDWRSLKGGDRERAALLHERLFSLFDGLFYEAAGAGFISADIDIPMLRDLWLGALNWTADHPPNKTAEQISELLWTVLTEGTAQRRAEQDQ